A single Fusobacterium sp. JB019 DNA region contains:
- a CDS encoding folylpolyglutamate synthase/dihydrofolate synthase family protein, whose amino-acid sequence MEIKELLEELYSYSFFGIKLGLENIKKICDILGNPQDKYKIIHVSGTNGKGSTSTMIEHALLHSGKKIGKYTSPHIIKFNERIRVNGKDISDEKIAEIYSKVKNALKDSDIKPTFFEMTTAMMFLYFAEEKVEYAVLEVGMGGRFDATNIADGDISIVTNVSVEHTEYLGDNVYDIAKEKAGIIKEKSKVIVGDNDCDFLKAIYEKKPKSEVINVVEKYKDVVYKLDFKNFRTNILLESENYSLSLFGDYQVKNFLCAYEALKILNIERKIIKEAMENVLWQCRFEIYSKDPLTVLEGAHNIDGMKNLKKIVSQGYDKNQVIMVVSILKDKKINEMIEICQEMSDTIVLTSLKENKRGLLGEELLEHTNRKNLIVKEEMTEAYEYSKKVLEEDDNKKIIIVCGSFYTCEKFKNSFKF is encoded by the coding sequence ATGGAAATTAAAGAACTTTTAGAAGAATTATATTCTTATTCTTTTTTTGGTATAAAGTTAGGATTAGAGAATATAAAAAAAATATGTGACATATTAGGGAACCCTCAAGATAAATATAAAATTATACATGTTAGTGGTACTAATGGGAAGGGTTCAACCTCAACTATGATAGAGCATGCTCTTTTGCATTCAGGAAAAAAAATAGGAAAATATACTTCTCCTCATATTATAAAATTTAATGAAAGAATTAGAGTTAACGGAAAAGATATCAGTGATGAAAAAATAGCTGAAATATATTCAAAAGTAAAGAATGCTCTTAAAGACTCAGATATAAAACCAACTTTTTTTGAAATGACTACAGCAATGATGTTTTTATATTTTGCAGAAGAAAAAGTGGAATATGCAGTGCTAGAAGTTGGTATGGGAGGACGTTTTGATGCTACTAATATTGCAGATGGTGATATTTCAATTGTAACTAACGTATCAGTTGAACATACTGAATATTTAGGAGATAATGTATATGATATAGCTAAAGAGAAAGCAGGAATTATAAAAGAAAAAAGTAAAGTTATTGTGGGAGATAATGATTGTGACTTTTTAAAAGCTATATATGAAAAGAAACCTAAGAGTGAAGTTATAAATGTAGTTGAAAAATATAAGGATGTTGTTTATAAGTTAGATTTCAAAAATTTTAGAACGAATATTTTATTAGAGTCTGAAAACTACTCATTATCTCTTTTTGGAGATTATCAAGTTAAGAATTTTTTATGTGCTTATGAAGCTTTGAAAATTTTAAATATTGAGAGAAAAATAATTAAAGAAGCTATGGAAAATGTTCTTTGGCAGTGTAGATTTGAAATATATTCAAAGGATCCGTTGACTGTTTTAGAGGGCGCTCATAATATTGATGGAATGAAAAATTTAAAGAAAATAGTTTCTCAAGGATATGATAAAAATCAAGTTATAATGGTAGTTTCTATTTTAAAAGATAAAAAAATTAATGAAATGATTGAAATATGTCAAGAAATGAGTGATACAATAGTATTGACATCTTTAAAGGAAAATAAAAGAGGACTTTTAGGTGAGGAGTTGTTAGAACATACCAATAGAAAAAACCTAATAGTAAAAGAAGAAATGACAGAAGCTTATGAATATAGTAAAAAAGTATTAGAGGAAGATGATAATAAAAAAATTATAATAGTATGTGGTTCATTTTATACTTGTGAAAAATTTAAAAATAGCTTTAAATTTTAG
- a CDS encoding lysophospholipid acyltransferase family protein codes for MKSLIYLSQYFVFRAFKGFIMLFPEKTRFKIGESVGVLGYKLIKARRITTLANLKLAFPEKTIKTREKIAINSYKTMAKAFLGTLWLDKYMKDDNNFKIHNLEILDDELKKGPVVFATMHIGNMESLLKFSEKYPFVTVAKKQRNPYLNKYITNQRKHLNITLLEKSKKTGRELFEYADHGKNIALFTDHRDKGTNVEFFGADTISPTGVATIALKYNRPLILVYCVFDKNNKTDVFVSKVEKVNDPNLTFKENVHETTQKIIFKMEEIITNYPEQWMWLHDRWKLYKQVTKKRKNK; via the coding sequence ATGAAATCACTTATTTACTTATCCCAATACTTTGTTTTTAGAGCTTTTAAAGGATTTATAATGCTATTTCCAGAAAAAACTCGTTTTAAAATAGGCGAAAGTGTAGGAGTACTTGGATATAAACTAATTAAAGCTAGACGTATAACAACTTTAGCTAATTTAAAACTAGCCTTCCCAGAAAAAACTATTAAAACTAGAGAAAAAATTGCTATTAATTCTTATAAAACTATGGCAAAAGCTTTTCTTGGAACTTTATGGCTAGATAAATATATGAAAGACGATAATAACTTTAAAATTCACAATCTTGAAATTCTAGATGACGAATTAAAAAAAGGACCTGTAGTTTTTGCAACTATGCATATTGGAAATATGGAATCTTTATTAAAATTTTCTGAAAAATATCCTTTTGTAACAGTAGCAAAAAAACAAAGAAACCCTTATTTAAATAAATATATAACAAATCAAAGAAAACATTTAAATATTACCTTACTTGAAAAAAGTAAAAAAACAGGTAGAGAATTATTTGAATATGCTGATCATGGAAAAAATATTGCTCTTTTTACTGATCATAGAGACAAAGGAACTAATGTAGAATTCTTTGGGGCAGACACTATTTCTCCAACTGGAGTTGCAACAATTGCTTTAAAATATAATAGACCTTTAATATTAGTTTATTGCGTTTTTGATAAAAATAATAAAACTGATGTTTTTGTTAGCAAAGTAGAAAAAGTTAATGATCCTAATTTAACTTTTAAAGAAAATGTTCATGAAACTACTCAAAAAATTATATTTAAAATGGAAGAAATTATAACTAACTATCCTGAACAATGGATGTGGCTTCATGATAGATGGAAACTTTATAAACAAGTTACTAAAAAAAGAAAAAATAAATAG
- a CDS encoding SIMPL domain-containing protein, translating into MKKLISILMLVFSSFIFANSNSSSTSSLKTLKVTGTANISTPVDTIILNIFNKDTKPTYAKSLEASKYALVQFKQELLLKGFQEKDLKTINFNITTNYENYKDEKGNYKKRFLGYQYSHNMKISFKLDNSKLSEVLNSLKTIKGKSEFYLNYTIKDTEKIKNKLLSKAVENTKTKANILASASNVNLKNIINIDYSFNHKNNFISPFRGEMKMLGSNISSDSIMNITPEDLKFQDTVTITWEIN; encoded by the coding sequence ATGAAAAAATTAATTTCTATTCTTATGTTAGTCTTTTCAAGTTTTATTTTTGCAAATAGTAACTCTAGTTCTACTTCTTCGTTAAAAACTCTAAAAGTTACAGGAACTGCTAATATATCAACTCCAGTTGATACAATAATTTTAAATATTTTTAACAAAGATACTAAACCAACATATGCTAAATCTTTAGAAGCTTCTAAATATGCCCTAGTTCAATTCAAACAAGAACTACTTTTAAAAGGTTTTCAAGAAAAGGATTTAAAAACAATCAACTTTAATATCACTACTAATTATGAAAATTATAAAGATGAAAAAGGAAACTATAAAAAAAGATTTTTAGGATATCAATATTCTCATAATATGAAAATTAGTTTTAAATTAGATAATTCTAAATTGTCAGAAGTTTTAAATTCATTAAAAACAATTAAAGGAAAATCAGAATTTTATCTAAACTATACAATTAAAGATACTGAAAAAATTAAAAACAAATTACTTTCTAAGGCTGTAGAAAACACAAAAACTAAAGCTAATATATTAGCCTCTGCAAGTAATGTTAATTTGAAAAATATCATAAATATTGATTATTCTTTTAATCATAAAAATAATTTCATCTCTCCTTTTAGGGGAGAAATGAAAATGCTAGGATCAAATATAAGTTCTGATTCTATAATGAATATCACTCCTGAAGATTTAAAATTTCAAGATACAGTTACAATTACTTGGGAAATAAATTAA
- a CDS encoding GNAT family N-acetyltransferase, whose translation MNIRIRQVKPNDLDEITRIESICFPEAEAATKESFKYRIAAFPKSFYVALDKEKIIGFINGAVTNYNTIVDELYEPEGGHNPEGKNQSIFGLDVLPEYQRQGIAEKLMRHMMEKSKESRREKMILTCKERLIHYYEKFGYENKGISQSVHGGVTWYDMEAKL comes from the coding sequence ATGAATATAAGAATTAGACAAGTTAAACCTAATGATTTAGATGAAATTACTAGAATAGAGAGCATTTGTTTTCCAGAGGCTGAAGCAGCAACAAAAGAATCCTTTAAATATAGAATAGCAGCTTTTCCAAAAAGTTTTTATGTTGCATTAGATAAAGAAAAAATAATAGGATTTATAAATGGAGCAGTAACAAATTACAATACAATAGTTGATGAATTATATGAGCCAGAAGGAGGGCATAATCCTGAAGGAAAAAATCAGTCTATTTTTGGATTAGATGTTTTACCTGAATATCAAAGACAAGGTATTGCTGAAAAATTAATGAGACATATGATGGAAAAATCAAAGGAATCTAGAAGAGAGAAGATGATATTAACTTGTAAAGAAAGATTGATACATTATTATGAAAAATTTGGTTATGAAAATAAAGGAATATCTCAGTCGGTTCATGGAGGAGTGACTTGGTATGATATGGAGGCAAAGTTATAA
- the pepT gene encoding peptidase T: MSFLLDKFLEYVKIDTTSKEENINCPSTDGQFILATVIKRDLKELGFEDIKLDSHSYLTATLKKNTQKDIPTIGFIAHLDTAPSFNGKGVNPRIIGDYNGEDIILNSEKDIIMSPKDFPELKKYIGQDLIVTDGTTLLGADDKAGVVEIITALKYLKSHPEIEHGDIRICFTPDEEIGRGADKFNVEEFNADFAYTVDGGELGELEYENFNAASVEIKITGKNIHPGTAKNKMLNSLLIAMEINNMLPVRQRPENTEKYEGFFLLNKLKGSVEETNMHYIIRDHSMEKFNNKKVLMKEIINFIENKYEGVRIDLDIKDSYYNMREKIEPEYHIIQLAKKAMEDVGVVPNTKPIRGGTDGARLSYMGLPCPNIFTGGHNFHGKYEYIPIQSMEKAVEVIISIIKNSGGIKK, from the coding sequence ATGAGTTTTTTATTAGATAAATTTTTAGAATATGTTAAAATTGATACAACATCAAAAGAAGAAAATATAAATTGTCCAAGTACAGATGGTCAATTTATTTTGGCTACAGTTATAAAGCGAGATTTAAAAGAATTAGGTTTTGAAGATATAAAGTTAGATTCTCATTCTTATTTAACGGCTACTTTGAAAAAAAATACACAGAAAGATATTCCAACAATAGGATTTATAGCACATTTAGATACTGCTCCTTCATTTAATGGAAAAGGAGTTAATCCTAGAATAATTGGAGATTATAATGGGGAAGACATAATTTTAAATAGTGAAAAAGATATAATAATGTCTCCTAAAGATTTTCCAGAATTAAAAAAATATATAGGTCAAGATTTAATAGTTACAGATGGGACTACTCTTTTAGGAGCAGATGATAAAGCAGGAGTAGTGGAGATAATTACAGCTTTAAAATATTTAAAGTCTCATCCTGAAATAGAGCATGGAGATATAAGAATTTGTTTTACACCTGATGAAGAGATTGGAAGAGGAGCAGACAAATTTAATGTTGAAGAATTTAATGCAGATTTTGCTTATACAGTGGACGGGGGAGAATTAGGAGAATTAGAATATGAAAACTTCAATGCAGCTTCTGTTGAAATAAAAATAACTGGAAAAAATATTCATCCAGGAACAGCAAAAAATAAGATGTTAAATTCTTTATTAATTGCTATGGAAATTAATAATATGCTTCCTGTTAGACAAAGACCAGAAAACACTGAAAAATATGAAGGATTTTTTCTTTTAAATAAATTAAAAGGATCAGTTGAAGAAACAAATATGCATTATATAATTAGAGATCATTCTATGGAAAAATTTAATAATAAAAAAGTTCTTATGAAAGAGATCATTAATTTTATAGAAAACAAATATGAAGGGGTTAGAATAGACCTTGATATTAAAGATAGTTACTATAATATGAGAGAAAAAATAGAGCCAGAATATCATATAATTCAATTAGCAAAAAAAGCAATGGAAGATGTTGGAGTAGTTCCTAACACAAAACCAATAAGAGGTGGAACAGATGGAGCTAGATTATCTTATATGGGATTACCATGTCCTAATATATTTACAGGGGGACATAATTTTCATGGAAAATATGAGTATATTCCAATACAATCAATGGAGAAAGCGGTAGAAGTTATAATTAGTATTATAAAAAATAGTGGAGGAATAAAAAAATAA
- a CDS encoding DUF1858 domain-containing protein, whose product MIKINKDMIIGDVIRENINLMDTFSDNGMHCVGCPSAQMESIEDACTVHGLDVNILIKALNKENKGE is encoded by the coding sequence ATGATAAAAATTAATAAAGATATGATAATTGGTGATGTTATAAGAGAAAACATTAATTTAATGGATACTTTTTCTGATAATGGAATGCATTGTGTTGGATGTCCTTCAGCTCAAATGGAATCAATCGAAGATGCTTGTACTGTCCATGGATTAGATGTAAATATTTTAATTAAAGCTCTTAATAAAGAAAATAAAGGAGAATAA
- a CDS encoding hemerythrin domain-containing protein, whose product MYGIDLLVEEHNNILRMKNAIRKICIKILEGDNLNIDKFEKIIDFGKNYADKHHHQKEEKILFKVMIEKLGPVANTLIKNGMLVEHDLGRLHMMQLVDATNKYKKNPKTEYKMDIIFNALAYGDLLQRHIDKENIAAYNYADRVLCKEDKIFINKETEILENEASKNKFQKKYLKILEEIEK is encoded by the coding sequence ATGTATGGAATAGATTTATTAGTAGAAGAACATAATAATATTCTTAGAATGAAAAATGCCATTAGAAAAATATGTATTAAAATTTTAGAAGGTGATAACCTAAATATAGATAAATTTGAAAAAATTATTGATTTTGGAAAAAATTATGCTGATAAACATCATCATCAAAAAGAAGAAAAAATTCTCTTTAAAGTAATGATTGAAAAATTAGGACCTGTTGCAAATACTTTAATAAAAAATGGAATGCTTGTAGAACATGATTTAGGTCGTTTACATATGATGCAATTAGTAGATGCTACTAATAAATATAAAAAAAATCCTAAAACTGAATATAAAATGGATATTATCTTTAATGCTCTTGCATATGGAGATTTATTACAAAGACATATTGATAAGGAAAATATAGCCGCTTATAATTACGCTGATAGAGTTCTTTGTAAAGAAGATAAAATTTTCATAAATAAAGAAACTGAAATTTTAGAAAATGAAGCTAGTAAAAATAAATTTCAAAAGAAATATCTTAAGATATTAGAAGAAATAGAAAAATAA